The Candida dubliniensis CD36 chromosome 5, complete sequence genome has a window encoding:
- a CDS encoding GDP-GTP exchange factor for Cdc42p, putative (Similar to S. cerevisiae CDC24): MEHPPPALRSFSTQSTSSLNSASTVSSARIVSSGPVNINNFNKQSTPKDHLFYRCESLKRKLQKIPGMEPFLNQAFNQAEQLSEQQALALAQERSNGNGHSNGKRHQSLDGAMNRLSVGSDSSSIQGSLTRMATNASASSLISGMPNNTLFTFTAGVLPANISVDPATHLWKLFQQGAPFCVLINHILPDSKIPVVSSDDLRICKKSVYDFLIAVKTQLNFDDENMFTISNVFSDNAQDLLKIIEVVNKLLSEYSNVGDTATDSGSADEDVNMDVQITDERSKVFREIIETERKYVQDLELMCKYRQDLIDAENLSSEQIHLLFPNLNEIIDFQRRFLNGLECNINIPIRYQRIGSVFIHASLGPFNAYEPWTIGQLTAIDLINKEAANLKKSSSLLDPGFELQSYILKPIQRLCKYPLLLKELVKTSPEYSKQDSHGSSSSTSFNELLVAKTAMKELANQVNEAQRRAENIEHLEKLKERVGNWRGFNLDAQGELLFHGQVGVKDAENEKEYVAYLFEKIVFFFTEIEDNKKSDKQEKKSKFSTRKRSTSSNLSSSTANLLESINNSRKDSTLPLELKGRVYISEIYNISAPTTPGSTLIISWSGRKESGSFTLRYRSEEARNQWEKCLRDLKTNEMNKQIHKKMRDSDSSFNTDDSAIYDYTGISMSPVNQSTQQQYYDHRTSHGSRHHSSSSTLSMMKNNRIKSGDLSRISSTSTTLDTFSNNMNGSPNTTNPSLTSSEATKVTPTFDVAIKLLYKSTELPDPLIVNAQIEYNDLLQKIISQIITSNIVADDIHINRLRYKDDEGDFVNLNSDDDWGLVLDMLTGEDFYQTSGNEKRSVTVWVS, from the coding sequence ATGGAACATCCACCTCCAGCACTCAGATCATTTTCGACCCAATCAACGTCATCTTTAAATTCAGCAAGTACTGTTTCGTCTGCGAGAATTGTATCTCTGGGTCCAgtgaatataaataatttcaacaaacaaagTACTCCCAAGGACCATCTATTCTATCGATGTGAATCACTAAAACGAAAGCTACAAAAAATCCCTGGCATGGAACCATTTTTGAACCAGGCTTTCAATCAAGCTGAACAACTCAGTGAACAACAAGCATTGGCTTTGGCACAGGAAAGAAGCAATGGCAATGGTCATAGTAATGGTAAACGTCATCAATCATTAGACGGTGCCATGAACAGACTTTCGGTTGGTTCCGATAGTAGTTCGATCCAAGGTTCATTGACACGAATGGCCACCAATGCGTCTGCGTCATCTTTAATCAGTGGTATGCCAAACAACACTTTGTTTACGTTTACTGCAGGTGTTTTACCAGCTAACATTAGTGTTGATCCTGCCACTCACCTTTGGAAATTGTTCCAACAAGGTGCCCCTTTTTGTGTTCTTATCAATCATATCCTTCCTGATTCCAAAATACCAGTTGTCAGCTCTGATGATTTGAGAATTTGCAAAAAATCTGTGTATGACTTTTTAATTGCCGTCAAGactcaattgaattttgatGACGAGAATATGTTTACCATATCCAATGTTTTCTCTGACAATGCCCAAGATTTActtaaaatcattgaagTTGTTAACAAACTACTTAGTGAATACTCAAATGTTGGTGATACAGCTACCGATCTGGGTAGTGCCGACGAAGATGTAAATATGGATGTGCAAATTACCGATGAACGATCAAAAGTTTTCCgagaaattattgaaacaGAAAGGAAATATGTTCAGGACTTGGAACTAATGTGTAAATACCGTCAAGATCTCATTGATGCCGAAAACTTATCTTCAGAACAAATTCACTTGTTATTCCCAAATCTAAATGAgattattgattttcaaaGACGATTCCTCAATGGATTAGAATGTAACATTAATATACCCATTAGATACCAAAGAATTGGATCGGTATTTATCCATGCATCTTTGGGCCCATTTAATGCTTATGAACCTTGGACTATAGGACAATTGACGGcgattgatttgatcaacaAAGAAGCGGctaatttaaaaaaatcatcGAGTCTACTTGATCCTGGGTTTGAACTTCAATCGTATATTTTGAAGCCGATCCAGAGATTATGTAAGTACCCACTCTTGTTAAAAGAGTTAGTTAAAACATCACCAGAGTATTCAAAACAGGACTCTCATGGCAGCTCGTCATCTACatcatttaatgaattattagtGGCTAAAACTGCAATGAAGGAATTGGCAAATCAAGTCAATGAGGCACAAAGGCGAGCAGAAAATATTGAACATTTGGAAAAACTAAAAGAACGAGTAGGTAATTGGCGTGGTTTTAATTTGGATGCACAAGGAGAACTATTATTTCATGGGCAAGTTGGGGTTAAAGATGCTGAAAATGAGAAGGAATACGTTGCCTATCTTTTTGAGAAAATTGTGTTTTTCTTCACCGAAATTGAAGATAACAAAAAATCTGACAAACAGGAAAAAAAGAGCAAGTTTTCGACAAGAAAGAGATCAACTTCATCAAATCTTAGTTCATCGACGGCTAATTTGTTGGAATCTATAAATAATTCACGAAAAGATAGCACATTGCCATTGGAGTTAAAGGGGAGAGTTTATATATCggaaatttataatatttccGCGCCAACCACTCCAGGCTCAACTTTAATCATCTCATGGTCAGGCAGAAAGGAAAGTGGCTCGTTCACTTTGAGATATCGTAGTGAAGAGGCTAGAAACCAATGGGAAAAGTGTTTGCGGGATTTAAAGACCaatgaaatgaataaaCAGATTCATAAAAAGATGCGTGATTCTGACCTGTCATTTAATACCGATGATTCTGCGATATATGATTACACGGGTATTAGTATGTCACCAGTGAATCAATCCacccaacaacaatattatgATCATCGAACTTCTCATGGTTCTCGCCATCACTCGTCATCATCCACTTTGAGTATGATGAAGAATAATAGGATCAAATCTGGTGATTTGAGTAGAATTTCTTCcacatcaacaactttaGACACTTTCAGTAACAATATGAATGGATCACCAAATACCACCAATCCATCTTTGACCTCTTCGGAAGCCACCAAAGTAACACCAACGTTTGATGTTGCGATTAAATTGCTTTATAAATCCACAGAATTACCAGATCCATTGATTGTCAATGcacaaattgaatataatgaTCTTTTGCAGAAGATCATCTCCCAGATTATTACTTCGAACATAGTGGCGGATGACATCCATATTAATCGATTAAGATACAAAGACGATGAAGGAGACTTtgtgaatttgaattcagATGATGATTGGGGATTGGTGCTTGATATGTTGACCGGTGAAGACTTTTACCAAACATCAGGCAACGAAAAGCGACTGGTGACGGTGTGGGTTTCTTGA
- a CDS encoding pre-mRNA-splicing factor, putative (Similar to S. cerevisiae PRP9;~In S. cerevisiae: required for spliceosome assembly), giving the protein MSNFIEISRSNIEEIGIIEDSLSKRLLRNPYILPSNLQPRPNILLSKVTKPNSTKRISILQQYELVYFKSRYNQIIKRLNHCLTEEKESFSNTLALITEGDDNFEKFDEMINGISQNDSIVEGPRRLYSSFSSLNKELNPQDVTLKINKKTGKEQEFVKRKHFLSSIASHLKDIEINDILDLHHFHDLYVSNFGPISYIEYLYKFSSFPYSKVNGFYSKYLMELSSFLEASLIKLQPLLDYDELLQRWKTEFDDADEERKSNNGKDRDNLFCKACNKLFSKETVYQSHLSGKKHKKNASQQKPDNFVSSLPWLEYLIGKLCQVLAPDLEYTRAQVEKLSNLSERELQLERQVQHDIANEFVAINNELDEDDLSGNEHDNDDDDDYLDNSFKNLPLGPDGTPIPFWLYKLQGLHKQYNCEICGNISYKGKTVFSKHFSGPKHQYGLKCLGVDEKNMKMFKNITKIDEATELWKVLRKETKLKTTELENSVEVEDKEGNVMSEKDYMDLKKQGLL; this is encoded by the coding sequence ATGAgtaattttattgaaattctGAGGTCTAACATTGAAGAGATTGGTATTATAGAagattcattatcaaaaagATTATTAAGAAATCCTTATATACTACCATCAAACTTACAACCACGACCAAACATTCTTCTATCAAAAGtaacaaaaccaaattcCACCAAAAGAATATCAATACTACAACAATATGAATTAGTTTATTTTAAGAGTCGATacaatcaaatcataaaACGTTTGAACCATTGTTTAACTGAAGAAAAGGAATCATTTTCCAACACATTAGCATTGATCACGGAAGGAGATGATAACTTTGAAAAGTTCGATGAGATGATCAATGGCATCTCTCAAAATGATAGTATAGTTGAAGGTCCACGAAGGTTGTATTCAAGCTTCAGCtcattaaataaagaattgaatcCCCAAGATGTTAcgttaaaaataaataaaaagacGGGTAAAGAACAAGAGTTTGTCAAAAGAAAGCATTTTTTGAGTTCCATTGCTTCTCATTTGAAGGATATagaaattaatgatattttggatcttcatcattttcatgACTTATATGTTAGTAATTTTGGTCCAATTCTGtatattgaatatttgTATAAATTTCTGAGTTTCCCCTATTCCAAAGTCAATGGgttttattcaaaatatttgatgGAATTGAGTCTGTTTCTAGAGGCCTCATTAATAAAGTTGCAACCGTTGCTAGATTACGACGAATTGTTGCAACGTTGGAAAACAGAGTTTGACGATGCTGATGAAGAGAGGAAGTCTAATAATGGTAAGGATAGGGACAATTTGTTTTGCAAAGCATGCAATAAACTATTCTCAAAAGAAACAGTTTACCAATCCCATTTATCAGGAAAGAAACATAAAAAGAATGCGTCTCAACAAAAACCGGATAATTTTGTGTCGTCATTGCCTTGGTTGGAGTATTTAATTGGAAAGTTGTGTCAAGTGTTGGCTCCAGATTTGGAATATACTAGAGCACAAGTTGAAAAGTTGTCAAACTTATCTGAAAGGGAGCTACAACTTGAAAGACAAGTACAGCACGATATTGCAAATGAATTCGTTGCCATCAACAATGAATTggatgaagatgatttgTCCGGAAATGAACATGAcaatgacgatgatgatgactaTTTAGATAACAGCTTTAAGAATTTACCTTTAGGTCCTGATGGAACCCCAATCCCATTTTGGCTATACAAGCTACAAGGGTTGCATAAACAATACAATTGTGAAATCTGTGGCAATATAAGTTATAAAGGCAAAACCGTATTTCTGAAACATTTTAGTGGGCCCAAACATCAATATGGTTTGAAATGTCTTGgagttgatgaaaaaaatatgaaaatgtTTAAAAATATCACCAAAATCGATGAAGCTACTGAATTATGGAAAGTATTGAGAAAGGaaaccaaattgaaaaccactgaattggaaaattcAGTTGAAGTAGAGGATAAAGAAGGTAATGTTATGTCAGAGAAAGATTATATGGATTTGAAGAAACAGGGGTTATTATAG
- a CDS encoding secretory pathway protein, putative (Similar to S. cerevisiae SSP120), with product MKISVVTPLLLTFLSLTTAHGGHEQESLKIKPQDLSWQDWHMKEEHGLEEYDGKTFFILHDLNNNGILEPKEILNLYGLVHKIIIGDGSGMGQDKIEVTPELQKQAVENIFELIPHGNPEGISQIEWLKFYENGGRLPDLGYGPGHHLGFEEEYEEHHWRKYHANDDPDVKVKHKEDIEHELLHHQQEIEETHDRSSRLKKFVGDYWSEINIENLKPKYRKQQK from the coding sequence ATGAAAATTTCAGTAGTAACAcctttattattaacttTTCTTCTGCTAACTACTGCTCATGGTGGTCATGAACAAGAATCATTAAAAATCAAACCACAAGATTTATCATGGCAGGACTGGCATATGAAGGAAGAACATGGGTTAGAAGAATATGATGGGAAAacattttttatattacatgatttgaataataatggtataCTTGAACCCaaagaaatattaaatttgtATGGATTGGTAcataaaatcattattggtGATGGATCAGGAATGGGACAAGATAAAATTGAAGTGACACCTGAACTTCAAAAACAAGCTGTTGAGAATATTTTCGAATTGATACCTCATGGCAATCCTGAAGGAATTTCCCAAATTGAATGGTTGAAATTTTATGAAAATGGTGGTAGATTACCTGATTTAGGATATGGACCAGGTCATCATTTGGgatttgaagaagaatatgaaGAACATCATTGGAGAAAATACCATGCTAATGATGATCCTGATGTTAAAGTGAAACATAAGGAGGATATTGAACATGAGTTGTTACATCATCAACAAGAGATTGAAGAGACTCATGATAGATCGAGTCGATTGAAGAAGTTTGTTGGTGATTACTGGTCGGAGATTAATATAGAAAACCTTAAACCAAAATATAGAAAGCAAcagaaataa
- a CDS encoding pH-response regulator protein, putative (Similar to S. cerevisiae RIM21), translating into MYWKNAWWVGTVYSSCEPIELPEGMIISKQFEKYPISVVSKAIYKQLCYRNCIPVLNTNVGFVIDTFAKPLPIVTESWREFTRDSLRGSFAYSVVSIIYAIAVSAVIIWFLTIFVLTNYTIKPSWLLKTSTILSTVYILVVVIKSILILHGQQRDGYLHGAKLLSELNDYNPIQIIDLIVVLLLQINQVQIIMRIFQRQKDKRMALLIGIVATLASQVIWAIAQFYTPADANEASDILPAFIYLVRIAMALCYAAIITVFFISKIQIILANKKIWLLTLLTFILIYSPVAFFVADVSNAFVYELSEIFSVVNYVIGVVIPWEWCNKFNLIMKAKEKEGVLGRRFYEDELYELDRFELFVEEQIPEDEDNSDTHSDPPDNELNGGAHHNNQEQREGLIRRNSPTNKLHGDNNDNDNSVPASKFRRILTTTKDAFLTLTDNIIAAGFAIPRSVSVSTQSLTGRHRNNSTTHAEYTQEVVPDFCPEMFLHPEGNSHIAESSSEQNAAPLTTTNSNHRRRNVYVYSRKEVILDVSSDE; encoded by the coding sequence ATGTATTGGAAGAATGCCTGGTGGGTGGGCACTGTTTATTCTTCATGCGAACCAATTGAATTGCCTGAAGGCATGATAATATCgaaacaatttgaaaaatatccCATCTCAGTCGTATCCAAAGcaatatataaacaattgtGCTACCGAAATTGTATTCCAGTATTAAACACCAATGTGGGGTTTGTCATAGATACATTTGCTAAACCACTACCCATAGTTACTGAGAGTTGGCGTGAATTCACCAGGGATTCGTTAAGAGGATCTTTTGCGTATAGTGTTGTTTCAATCATATATGCGATTGCAGTACTGGCAGTAATAATCTGgtttttaacaatttttgtGTTGACAAATTATACTATCAAACCGTCATGGTTATTGAAAACAAGCACAATACTCTCGACAGTTTACATTCTCGTTGTTGTGATAAAATCGATTTTAATATTACATGGACAACAACGAGATGGCTATTTACATGGCGCTAAGCTTCTTAGTGAACTTAACGACTACAATCCCATTCAAATCATAGATCTAATAGTGGTATTGTTGCTACAGATCAACCAagttcaaataataatgagaATATTTCAAAGACAAAAAGACAAGCGAATGGCATTACTAATTGGTATAGTGGCAACATTGGCATCTCAAGTAATATGGGCAATTGCCCAATTTTATACTCCAGCCGATGCAAATGAAGCAAGTGATATATTACCGGcttttatatatttggTTCGAATAGCCATGGCTTTATGCTATGCTGCCATCATAACTGTGTTTTTCATTAgcaaaattcaaattatcttggcaaataaaaaaatctGGTTATTAACTTTGCTAAcgtttattttgatttacaGCCCAGTGGCATTTTTTGTTGCTGATGTTTCAAACGCCTTTGTGTATGAATTATCAGAAATATTTTCCGTGGTTAATTATGTTATTGGTGTAGTGATCCCATGGGAATGGTGCAACAAgttcaatttgataatgaaggcaaaagagaaagaggGTGTGCTAGGTCGAAGATTCTACGAAGACGAGTTGTACGAACTAGAtagatttgaattatttgttgaagAACAGATACCTGAAGATGAAGACAATAGTGATACCCATAGCGACCCCCCTGACAATGAACTAAATGGTGGTGCACATCATAACAACCAAGAACAAAGAGAGGGATTGATCAGAAGGAATTCTCCTACAAATAAACTTCATGGTGATaacaatgataatgataacagTGTTCCTGCCCTGAAGTTTAGGCGAATATTAACAACTACCAAGGACGCATTTTTGACTTTGACTGATAACATAATTGCAGCTGGATTTGCAATTCCAAGGTCAGTGAGTGTATCTACACAGTCATTAACAGGAAGGCATAGAAACAATAGCACCACTCATGCCGAATATACTCAAGAAGTTGTTCCAGATTTTTGCCCTGAAATGTTTTTACATCCCGAAGGTAATTCTCACATCGCTGAGAGTTCATCAGAGCAGAACGCTGCACCTCTAACCACTACAAACAGCAACCACAGACGAAGAAATGTTTATGTTTACTCCAGAAAAGAAGTTATATTAGATGTATCTAGTGatgaataa
- a CDS encoding DRAP deaminase, putative (Similar to S. cerevisiae RIB2;~In S. cerevisiae: catalyzes the third step of the riboflavin biosynthesis pathway; cytoplasmic tRNA pseudouridine synthase involved in pseudouridylation of cytoplasmic tRNAs at position 32): MPIFKSGQVYPLQTLETLSLLFSRGMKRAASPKAEQPPHSKKVVDAKGFRVRQQNIDKHKITSENTATQKSIHEEETEGANYLIEGRLRRVTPYFYTYLTYCKLRWQDRKLIDVFIDEFRDRTPDAYRKAVEGGLVKVNSKVANLETILRNGDLISHRSYRREPPVSSREIKIVFEDDDLLVIDKPSGIPVHPTGRYRYNTITKVFEHEMGKIVHPCNRLDRLTSGLMFLGKSSKGANNMMSQIRDRNVTKEYIARVKGEFPLERLIVDKPLSTKSPKLTLNVVDTENGKEAKTEFQRVSYDPMTNTSVVKCHPLTGRTHQIRVHLQFLGYPIANDPLYSSEFVWGENLGKSGEADLDQVMAKLDLIGKSRAATSWIHPQGDGEVALDEICPVTGLPLYSDPGPNDLDLWLHAYKYEADDKSWSYKTEYPEWALEPSRKFMEMAIKEAEKCGKTQTQFNVGCVLVHNGQVISTGHSRELPGNTHAEQCALEKYFSKNGGEREVPSGTEIFTSMEPCSLRLSGNLPCVDRILQTKSIKTCFVGVLEPDIFVKNNSSYKKLLDHGVEYIHIPGYEETCLEIAKRGHENIQK; encoded by the coding sequence ATGCCAATATTCAAGAGTGGCCAGGTTTACCCTTTGCAAACTTTAGAAACATTATCTTTGTTATTTTCACGAGGAATGAAAAGAGCCGCATCACCAAAAGCTGAACAACCACCTCATAGCAAAAAGGTGGTCGATGCCAAAGGGTTTAGAGTACGTCAACAAAACATCGATAAACACAAGATAACTAGTGAAAACACTGCAACTCAAAAATCAATAcatgaagaagaaactgAAGGTGCCAATTACCTAATTGAAGGCAGATTGCGTCGTGTTACGCCATATTTCTATACATATTTAACCTACTGCAAGTTGCGTTGGCAAGATAGGAAATTGATCGATGTCTtcattgatgaatttaGAGATCGTACTCCTGATGCATATCGTAAGGCAGTAGAGGGAGGGTTGGTCAAAGTTAATTCCAAAGTTGCAAATTTAGAGACGATTTTGCGCAATGGTGATTTGATATCTCATAGAAGTTATCGTCGTGAACCACCTGTTAGTTCTagagaaataaaaattgtttttgaagaTGACGATTTACTTGTGATAGATAAGCCAAGTGGGATACCTGTGCATCCAACAGGTAGATATCGATACAACACCATCACTAAAGTGTTTGAACATGAAATGGGTAAAATTGTCCATCCATGTAATAGACTTGATAGATTAACCTCGGGGTTGATGTTTTTGGGGAAACTGTCTAAAGGAGCAAATAATATGATGCTGCAGATTAGAGATCGGAATGTCACCAAAGAATATATTGCCAGGGTGAAGGGTGAATTCCCTCTTGAGCGTCTTATTGTGGATAAACCATTGTCTACTAAGTCTCCCAAATTGACATTAAATGTAGTCGATACGGAAAATGGGAAGGAAGCTAAAACTGAATTCCAAAGAGTGTCATATGACCCAATGACCAACACCTCTGTTGTTAAATGTCACCCATTAACTGGTCGAACCCACCAAATTCGAGTGCATTTACAGTTCTTGGGGTATCCAATAGCTAATGATCCACTATATTCTAGTGAATTTGTCTGGGGCGAGAACTTGGGGAAAAGCGGTGAAGCTGATTTGGATCAAGTGATGGCAAAACTAGATCTAATTGGTAAATCTCGTGCAGCAACTTCATGGATTCATCCACAAGGTGATGGGGAAGTTGCGTTGGATGAAATCTGTCCCGTTACTGGCTTGCCCCTTTATTCTGACCCAGGTCCAAACGATTTGGATTTATGGTTGCATGCATATAAATATGAAGCCGACGATAAATCTTGGTCTTATAAAACAGAGTACCCAGAATGGGCGCTAGAACCAAGTAGAAAATTTATGGAGATGGCTATAAAAGAGGCTGAAAAATGTGGAAAAACTCAAACTCAGTTTAACGTTGGATGTGTTTTGGTTCATAATGGGCAGGTAATCTCGACAGGTCATTCACGTGAATTGCCTGGCAATACTCATGCTGAACAATGTGCGTTGgagaaatatttttccaaaaatggCGGGGAAAGAGAAGTGCCTTCAGGAACCGAAATATTTACTTCTATGGAACCTTGTTCTTTGAGACTAAGTGGTAATCTACCTTGTGTTGATAGAATTTTACAAACAAAAAGCATTAAAACGTGTTTTGTGGGAGTTTTAGAACCAGATATTTTTGTAAAGAATAACTCCTCctataaaaaattattggatCATGGGGTCGAATACATTCATATACCAGGATATGAAGAAACGTGCCTTGAAATTGCCAAAAGAGGTCatgaaaatattcaaaaataa
- a CDS encoding electron transfer flavoprotein-ubiquinone oxidoreductase, mitochondrial precursor, putative: MLIQSLLSRVGSRRLLPRSLPPLRNPINYTPFIRRLHQSWTRYNLTSEQEEILHQERARDYVDVCIVGAGPAGLSTAIKLKQLDNEQGNGDLRVIVLEKAGDFGSHIVSGAVIEPHAFKELFPDSELTEENGIPLPSDIITKVTSDHMKYLTPKKAFPLPEPPQLTNKGKNFIVSLNEVVKYLAEQAEELGVELYPGISVNELIYNEDKSAIKGVITQDMGVDRNGAPKDSFEPGMEFFARLTVLAEGCHGSLTKNAIGNFNLRENSEPQTYGLGIKEVWEVLPENFDKGYVGHSLGYPLTSKEYGGGFIYHFGDGLVAVGLVIGLDYANPYISPYQEFQKMKTHPFYANTLKGGKCISYAARALNEGGYQSIPKLHFPGGILVGCAAGFVNVPKVKGTHTAVKSGIVAAEAILSTFKQMELDPCDEDNFEELSTPIDLHQYEENFKDSWAYKELYAVRNVRPSFNSPLGMVGGLVHSGLSTMITQGKEPWTLSHHGTDSGATQDANQFQPIEYPKPDNELTFDILTSVSRTGTYHDEDEPCHLKIPNQDSRKHTELNWIKYKGVEQRFCPAGVYEYIEDESEPLGVKFQINSQNCIHCKTCDIKVPSQDITWSVPEGGDGPKYYMS; this comes from the coding sequence ATGTTGATTCAGTCATTGTTGTCAAGAGTAGGAAGTAGGCGATTGCTTCCTCGTTCATTACCACCATTAAGAAATCCCATTAATTACACTCCATTTATCAGAAGATTGCATCAATCATGGACAAGATACAATCTAACGTcagaacaagaagaaattttacATCAAGAGCGTGCTAGAGACTATGTGGATGTGTGTATAGTAGGTGCTGGACCTGCTGGGTTATCGACAGCAATAAAGTTGAAACAACTCGACAACGAACAAGGTAATGGGGATTTACGAGTCATTGTCTTGGAGAAAGCAGGGGACTTTGGTAGTCATATAGTTAGTGGTGCAGTTATTGAACCACATGCTTTTAAGGAATTATTCCCTGATAGTGAATTGACTGAAGAAAATGGAATCCCATTACCTCTGGATATTATAACAAAAGTAACATCAGATCATATGAAATACTTGACTCCTAAAAAGGCATTCCCATTGCCAGAGCCTCCTCAATTAACCAATAAGGGGAAAAACTTCATTGTTAGTTTAAATGAAGTCGTCAAATATCTAGCTGAACAAGCTGAAGAATTGGGAGTGGAATTGTATCCAGGAATATCAGtgaatgaattgatttataacGAAGACAAGTCAGCAATAAAAGGTGTCATTACCCAAGATATGGGAGTTGATCGTAACGGTGCACCCAAGGATAGTTTTGAACCCGGTATGGAATTCTTTGCCAGGTTGACTGTTTTGGCCGAAGGTTGTCATGGATCGTTGACTAAAAATGCTATTGGCAACTTCAACTTGAGAGAAAATTCTGAACCTCAAACTTATGGACTTGGGATTAAAGAAGTTTGGGAAGTTTTACCAGAGAATTTTGACAAAGGTTATGTGGGACATTCGTTAGGATATCCATTAACCTCCAAAGAATATGGTGGAGGgtttatttatcattttggTGATGGGTTAGTGGCTGTTGGTTTGGTTATTGGATTAGATTATGCTAATCCGTATATCTCGCCTTATCAAGAATTccaaaaaatgaaaactcACCCATTTTATGCCAATACCTTAAAAGGTGGTAAATGTATCTCCTATGCTGCAAGAGCTTTGAATGAAGGGGGATATCAATCCATACCTAAGTTACATTTCCCTGGTGGTATTTTGGTTGGTTGTGCTGCCGGGTTTGTTAATGTGCCAAAAGTTAAAGGTACCCATACTGCAGTGAAGAGTGGTATAGTTGCTGCAGAAGCAATCCTCTCCACATTTAAACAAATGGAATTGGATCCTTGTGATGAAGATAACtttgaagaattatctACCCCAATAGATTTACATCAGtatgaagaaaattttaaaGATTCGTGGGCATATAAGGAATTGTACGCAGTGAGAAATGTGCGTCCTTCATTCAACTCTCCACTCGGTATGGTTGGGGGGCTTGTTCATTCAGGTTTGCTGACTATGATTACACAAGGTAAAGAACCATGGACCTTATCTCACCACGGAACAGATTCAGGGGCAACTCAAGATGCAAACCAGTTCCAACCTATTGAATATCCAAAACCAGATAATGAATTGACTTTTGATATTCTTACCTCTGTGTCAAGAACCGGTACCTACCACGACGAGGATGAACCATGTCATTTAAAAATACCAAATCAAGATTCTCGAAAACATACTGAGTTGAACTGGATTAAATATAAAGGTGTGGAACAAAGATTCTGTCCAGCAGGAGTTTACGAATATATCGAGGATGAGCTGGAACCATTGGGAGTCAAGTTTCAGATAAATAGTCAAAATTGCATTCATTGTAAGACGTGTGATATTAAAGTCCCATCTCAAGACATCACATGGTCAGTTCCTGAAGGTGGAGATGGTCCAAAATATTACATGTCCTGA